A stretch of the Sphingosinithalassobacter tenebrarum genome encodes the following:
- a CDS encoding type IV secretory system conjugative DNA transfer family protein, protein MSDFGDERFGSARWAEDEEIARAGLFGKTGFPIGYSGNRLMRLDSDSPGLIVAGAGAGKSRDVLMEAIIRCVGQRLWVLDPRGELAAVTIHNFAAHGAYAYCWNPVKLHAHILPSHRLNPLDILNEADPRFHADCGFIAAALIPLSGSSNGHYFELRARQWLELLIKSLVEQHGKASFPMLRDVLNAIEGDALFWDAQLRAMEDSKHHDIRAGAAEIWHKQKDVPKEFGAILGTIKGQLGFLNDPTLMDSLDEPDFSLADLVNPHQVASLFVNVPMEYVSIWSSLLRVLFTVSRLYKGRAPDAPRLTMIVDEAGQMGRFESLLSAFTFGRGEGVRTFAVFQDVGQIIRNFGAATLQSFIGSAQLRMFFGVRDYQTAQLVSNMLGNQSLRYDDPLKQEGARRQQQQALSRFLFEGDASAAFDYAHYRKASKHESMMQRALMTPDEILAMPEDRMIEFISGLDLPPIYATKRPHFEQRDLNGKWLPNPFHPPADRVKLPGLIGSKWVRVMAKDVPAHLAHFPQHQSGRLHHVDGYA, encoded by the coding sequence ATGAGTGATTTTGGAGACGAGCGCTTCGGCAGCGCCAGATGGGCGGAGGACGAGGAAATCGCCCGCGCCGGATTGTTCGGCAAAACGGGCTTCCCAATCGGATATAGCGGCAACCGCCTGATGCGGCTCGATTCCGACTCGCCTGGTCTGATCGTTGCGGGCGCAGGGGCCGGAAAATCCCGCGATGTCCTCATGGAAGCGATTATCCGCTGCGTAGGACAGCGGCTCTGGGTTCTCGACCCGCGCGGCGAGCTTGCCGCCGTCACCATCCACAACTTCGCGGCGCACGGGGCCTACGCTTATTGCTGGAATCCGGTGAAGCTCCACGCCCATATTCTCCCCAGCCACCGCCTCAACCCGCTCGACATATTGAACGAAGCCGACCCGCGTTTTCACGCCGATTGCGGCTTCATCGCCGCCGCTCTCATTCCGCTTTCCGGCAGCAGCAACGGCCACTATTTCGAGCTGCGCGCGCGCCAATGGCTCGAACTGCTGATCAAATCGCTCGTCGAACAGCACGGCAAGGCCAGCTTCCCGATGCTCCGCGACGTGCTGAACGCGATCGAGGGCGATGCGCTGTTCTGGGATGCGCAGCTCCGCGCGATGGAAGATTCGAAGCACCACGACATTCGCGCCGGAGCCGCCGAGATTTGGCACAAACAAAAGGACGTGCCGAAGGAGTTCGGCGCAATCCTCGGCACCATCAAAGGCCAGCTCGGTTTCCTCAACGACCCCACATTGATGGACTCGCTGGACGAGCCGGACTTCTCGCTCGCCGATCTGGTCAACCCGCATCAGGTGGCGAGCCTGTTCGTCAACGTGCCGATGGAATATGTCTCGATCTGGTCGTCGCTGTTGCGCGTGCTGTTCACGGTCAGCCGCCTTTACAAGGGCCGCGCGCCCGATGCGCCGCGCCTGACCATGATCGTCGACGAGGCCGGACAAATGGGCCGCTTTGAATCCCTGCTCTCGGCGTTCACCTTCGGACGCGGTGAAGGCGTGCGCACCTTCGCGGTGTTTCAGGACGTAGGCCAGATCATCCGCAACTTCGGTGCCGCGACCTTGCAGAGCTTTATCGGCTCGGCGCAGCTCCGCATGTTTTTCGGTGTGCGCGACTATCAGACCGCGCAGCTCGTCTCGAACATGCTCGGCAACCAGAGTTTGCGCTATGACGACCCGCTAAAACAGGAAGGCGCACGCCGCCAGCAGCAACAGGCGCTGAGCCGCTTCCTGTTCGAGGGCGATGCAAGCGCGGCGTTCGACTACGCCCATTATCGCAAGGCATCGAAGCATGAGAGCATGATGCAGCGGGCGCTCATGACACCCGACGAGATATTGGCGATGCCCGAAGACCGGATGATCGAATTTATCTCCGGCCTCGACCTGCCGCCCATTTATGCGACCAAGAGGCCGCATTTCGAGCAGCGCGATCTCAACGGCAAATGGCTACCGAACCCATTCCATCCGCCCGCCGATCGCGTGAAGCTGCCGGGGCTGATCGGCAGCAAATGGGTGCGCGTAATGGCCAAGGACGTGCCCGCGCATCTTGCGCACTTCCCGCAGCACCAGAGCGGACGCTTGCACCATGTGGACGGGTATGCGTAG
- a CDS encoding antirestriction protein ArdA → MEKEHEIRIYVACLAAYNNGILHGRWIDAEQDAWAIYDEVAAMLRASPIADAEEWAIHDYEGFEGYQLSEYEGLEDVSAIAAFISQHGKLAGELLSYFGDLDEARSAIEDRYAGEYESVSDFARGLTEETQDIPDSLSFYIDYDRMGRDLEISDVLALETGFGHVHVFWSH, encoded by the coding sequence ATGGAGAAAGAACACGAGATCAGAATCTATGTGGCGTGCCTCGCCGCCTACAATAACGGCATTTTACACGGACGCTGGATTGATGCCGAGCAGGACGCATGGGCGATCTATGACGAGGTGGCCGCGATGCTGCGGGCTTCACCGATCGCCGATGCCGAAGAATGGGCCATCCATGATTACGAGGGCTTTGAAGGCTATCAGCTCTCCGAATATGAAGGCTTGGAAGACGTGTCCGCGATTGCCGCGTTCATCAGCCAGCACGGCAAGCTGGCAGGTGAACTGCTTTCCTATTTCGGCGATCTGGACGAAGCCCGCAGCGCGATCGAGGACCGATACGCGGGTGAGTATGAATCCGTTTCCGATTTTGCGCGGGGACTGACCGAGGAAACGCAGGACATCCCCGACAGCCTCAGCTTCTATATCGACTACGATCGTATGGGCCGCGATCTCGAAATCTCCGACGTGCTGGCGCTCGAAACGGGCTTCGGTCACGTCCATGTGTTCTGGAGCCACTGA